The Solanum lycopersicum chromosome 9, SLM_r2.1 genome window below encodes:
- the LOC101251079 gene encoding protein BTR1-like: MNYGYGPPNRVGGRYPNNRQQNKVAPLEVRDNSMTIGVADEHVGLVLGRNGRSIIEISQLSGARIKISDRGDFLSGTSDRKVTITG; the protein is encoded by the exons ATGAACTATGGATATGGACCACCAAACAGAGTTGGAGGAAGATATCCGAATAACCGACAGCAGAACAAG GTGGCACCACTGGAAGTCAGGGACAATTCGATGACTATTGGTGTTGCAGATGAGCATGTTGGACTAGTCCTTGGACGTAATGGGAGGAGCATAATAGAGATCAGTCAG CTTAGTGGTGCCAGAATAAAGATATCAGATAGGGGTGATTTCTTGTCTGGTACTTCCGACAG GAAGGTAACTATAACTGGATAA
- the LOC109119302 gene encoding replication factor A protein 1-like produces the protein MADIDTGTELVTGTDDFAIRVRICRMWNAINLKKNGELIIMDMIFIDEKGNLMHGIIRKNQVNRFKDKLNEGSVFIIKNFKVVESIGGYRPVQNSLKIIFFASTAIKNLFEDIVEIPVNGFEFVNPNVIDSRVNNNIVLSDVVGCLYGIGDIESVVSKWKKRDIHILTDYLAKEKITLWEEFGEKFCPYLYNNDAGPYIVIVTSTTVKEFRGEVSFSTTYASKIYVNLDIDYIQSLAPKFSTMSNEVQIIKSSNVKSLPREEEMFLNRMDIKELLEAEWSSELQVLFLLRFSYNWYKIHLKVTDRTGDTTFILFNAVAEKLLDTSAHKLFNKLTTANNDVPVKVHSLCGKEFVFKLRLNHYNLKEGLENFTISKLWIPDDNLEVQYKPKKEEKVLQYRL, from the exons ATGGCAGATATTGATACTGGAACTG AATTGGTTACTGGTACAGATGATTTTGCAATAAGAGTAAGAATTTGTAGAATGTGGAACGCCATTAATCTCAAGAAAAATGGTGAGCTTATCATTATGGATATGATATTTATCGATGAAAAG GGTAATTTGATGCATGgtataattagaaaaaatcaGGTTAACAGGTTCAAAGACAAGTTGAATGAAGGTTCTGTATttatcatcaagaacttcaaagtTGTTGAAAGCATTGGGGGATATAGACCTGTTCAAAActcattaaaaatcattttctttgcCTCAACTGCAATCAAGAATTTGTTTGAAGATATTGTTGAAATTCCAGTAAACGGTTTTGAATTTGTTAATCCTAATGTCATTGACTCAAGGGTGAATAACAACATTGTCTTATCAg ATGTTGTTGGTTGTTTATATGGAATTGGTGATATCGAGAGTGTTGTTTCAAAATGGAAGAAGAGGGATATCCACATTCTTACTGATTA TTTGGCTAAAGAAAAAATTACCTTATGGGAAGAATTTGGGGAGAAGTTTTGTCCTTATTTGTATAACAATGATGCTGGCCCATATATAGTGATAGTGACTTCTACAACAGTGAAGGAATTTCGTG GTGAGGTTAGCTTCTCCACCACCTATGCAAGCAAAATATATGTGAATCTTGATATAGATTACATACAATCTTTGGCTCCAAAATTTTCCACCATGTCCAATGaagttcaaattataaaaaGCTCTAATGTTAAAAGTCTTCCTCGTGAGGAAGAGATGTTTTTGAACCGTATGGACATTAAGGAGTTGCTGGAGGCTGAGTGGAGCTCTGAACTACAAGTTCTTTTCTTATTACGCTTCTCATATAATTG GTACAAGATACACCTAAAAGTGACAGATAGGACCGGAGACACtacttttatcttatttaatgcGGTGGCTGAGAAACTCCTTGATACATCAGCTCACAAGTTGTTCAACAAGCTTACTACAGCTAACAATGATGTGCCTGTCAAAGTCCACAGCCTTTGCGGGAaagaatttgtttttaaattgaGATTAAATCACTATAATTTGAAAGAAGGTCTTGAGAATTTTACAATATCAAAGCTTTGGATTCCAGATGATAATTTGGAAGTACAATACAaaccaaagaaagaagaaaaggtaTTGCAATATAGACTATGA
- the LOC101257999 gene encoding uncharacterized protein, whose translation MANKFCFEALDRTLRDILRLKYENSADKPFGGLTMVFGGDFRQILPVIPKGTRADILDASLNSSYLWTFFKIYELKQNMRLCCGRVSDSEAAEVITFDKWLLQIGDGSFYSDVYNDLIKVPTDICIMPSNDPIGSIVDAVYPSLLQKYNDPTYLQERAILTPKNEMVHELNDTIMKMIQGEGRTYFSSDNVCKASVNTNDEDLLYPTEFLNSLRFPGIPNHEVQLKVGTPVMLLRNLNQSEGLCNGTRLIVTHLGNWSISANIISGKNIGSKLRQGISFGSSKSKLPLCQFLVLLFALAQVPELYIEVPETATVGSLKVRKGELAAIVGMVGSGKSSLLASMLGELHKVSDSRCASLVKSVICAFQLSRLTEYILGIVVVVECGALYRLIGCDIILSRNNPAIAFRIFGLSSYTNEVSKS comes from the exons ATggcaaataaattttgttttgaagccTTAGATAGGACCTTGCGAGATATCCTTcgattaaaatatgaaaacagCGCAGACAAACCATTTGGAGGCCTTACAATGGTATTTGGTGGTGATTTTCGTCAAATACTACCGGTGATTCCAAAAGGAACACGAGCTGATATTTTAGATGCATCACTCAACTCTTCATATTTGTGGacattctttaaaatttatgagcTGAAACAAAATATGCGACTTTGTTGTGGAAGAGTATCTGATTCTGAAGCCGCTGAAGTTATTACTTTCGACAAATGGTTGTTACAAATTGGGGATGGATCCTTTTATAGTGATGTTTACAATGACCTTATTAAAGTGCCTACTGATATATGTATAATGCCATCCAATGATCCAATCGGATCAATCGTCGACGCAGTTTACCCGTCCCTCTTGCAGAAGTACAATGACCCAACATATTTGCAAGAAAGAGCAATACTTACTCCTAAAAATGAAATGGTCCATGAATTGAATGATACAATTATGAAAATGATTCAAGGTGAAGGAAGAACATATTTTAGCTCTGACAATGTGTGTAAAGCAAGCGTGAACACTAATGATGAAGATCTATTGTACCCAACGGAATTTTTAAATAGCTTAAGATTTCCTGGAATTCCTAATCATGAAGTACAGTTAAAAGTAGGAACTCCAGTTATGCTTCTGAGGAATCTAAATCAAAGTGAAGGACTATGCAACGGAACAAGATTGATTGTCACACATCTTGGTAACTGGTCTATTAGTGCAAATATCATCTCCGGAAAAAACATTGGCTCGAAA TTAAGGCAAGGAATTTCATTTGGATCTTCAAAAAGTAAGCTTCCTCTATGTCAATTTCTGGTGCTTTTATTTGCTCTTGCTCAG GTGCCTGAGCTTTACATAGAGGTTCCTGAAACTGCAACAGTTGGATCTCTGAAG GTTCGAAAGGGGGAACTTGCTGCAATTGTTGGAATGGTTGGATCAGGAAAGTCTTCTTTGTTGGCATCAATGCTTGGTGAACTTCACAAA GTTTCTGATTCTAGATGTGCTTCTCTTGTAAAATCTGTCATCTGTGCG TTTCAGCTATCAAGACTCACAGAGTACATTTTAGGAATTGTTGTAGTAGTTGAATGTGGAGCATTATATAGACTGATTGGATGTGATATAATTTTGAGTCGGAACAACCCTGCTATTGCTTTCAGAATATTTGGTCTAAGCAGCTACACGAATGAAGTATCTAAAAGTTGA